Below is a genomic region from Nitrospiria bacterium.
GGGTAATAATGCGGGAGATTTTCTAAAACTATTAGGGAACGGAAAAGAGTTTGGGCTCCAACATCTTAATTACACCTATCAAGAGGGTGAGGGGGGGATTGCTGATGCCTTAAGGCTGGCTGAATTTTTTGTGGGTGACCATCCCGTTTGTGTGGTGTTAGGAGACAACATCATTGAAAAGAACATTATTCATGCCGCCCGTGCGTTTCAGGAGCAGGGAAAAGGGGCAAAAATCCTTCTCAAAGAGGTCAAAGACCCTCAGCGGTTTGGGGTTCCCATTTTGGAGGGAAAACGGGTATTGAGTATCGAAGAAAAACCCAAAGTGCCAAAATCTCCCTATGCGGTGACGGGTTACTATTTTTATGATGCTGACGTTTTTAAATTGATCCAGACCCTTAAACCTTCCGAACGGGGAGAGCTTGAAATTACCGATGTGAATAATATGTATATTGAAAAGGGGCAAATGACTTGGGATCATTTAGAGGGTTGGTGGACCGATGCCGGAACCTTCGATTCCCTCCTGCAAGCCTGTAATTTGGTGGCAAAAACCGGGGCCAACAATGTAAGTTAAAAAATTCTTTCCCTCGGTTCTTCTTTTTTCTA
It encodes:
- a CDS encoding sugar phosphate nucleotidyltransferase; the protein is MKGVILAGGLGTRLYPLTKVTNKHLLQVYNRPMIYYPIESLVAAGITDILIVTGGNNAGDFLKLLGNGKEFGLQHLNYTYQEGEGGIADALRLAEFFVGDHPVCVVLGDNIIEKNIIHAARAFQEQGKGAKILLKEVKDPQRFGVPILEGKRVLSIEEKPKVPKSPYAVTGYYFYDADVFKLIQTLKPSERGELEITDVNNMYIEKGQMTWDHLEGWWTDAGTFDSLLQACNLVAKTGANNVS